The Argopecten irradians isolate NY chromosome 16, Ai_NY, whole genome shotgun sequence genome window below encodes:
- the LOC138310960 gene encoding serine-rich adhesin for platelets-like isoform X8, protein MEETVRNMMQYKSKIDQLKQEKSSLSVTYENNMHKYRNHISTLERENIMLLNDVKRFESQPISGKTDDRTKLLLGRLKILESENSALVMENEQQRQQYEKCLDEIANQVVQALLAQKTLREECLKLQGRVQDLEYQNHELNSLFQEKLKYDPAIQDSVLPSVSMTTVSEAATQEQMTTTAMSLTQTMHLSPMSQYVLQTKVAQKCLGQYMPGESTDSLRSICSNYTCDDSLGKPQMSLPVWATDQSAPTKKHPGVHSSTSTSVPPCGEQNNELNCRMKIETEFPANNSSPKMKHVNIMERANQKRQRSSSTSSLHSNSRSAKTRSTSSLNKSKLAVSSGSKSSLSGSQRELCLQNEAMSGKRSVSHPDHIDKGVVGNPQASQKSVRNQQPGGISGKFSHFQHRERSSSASSIPIKRGSNSGCGKKTITPVPSNSKLPFKSQEPSDNLLKSKKFSDNVKSSSCGKVQGHRIRKEMDQKAMTSSSGAEVKDRMAVLRQTFGSPPRVPLLPNGQYFYDYSDEDSDFNRPVSADFSNTSTISLNEILDHSDDTDTLLEEDFTTENFAFFESPSFVKKHHRQYDRQKSRADSKIIEIQEKEIAGARLHGKPDIIQDTENSELQNQGKCPRSPYIPKKRNSLQHSKRKQSNQRPSSLILAPREKQFMHQRYSSSSSSLESSDSDENWSPRFARKYHQMKQGRAKPRTQVKQSSSESTPSPPITSSRHVPTGEITLDNMKTVHTEYISPERPPVVMTSSSETVPHLTNSLTKRKGPPPPIPSKPSTGRRSPGIRMGTQSPGFRHNKKETTVLQDLKDILPKSQEIKPDSYQSQHVEYTTSATEPQIEVQMNQKIMVSAELSFDKAEKVERSGSKDDGYSTMSSDIQPEAMEKFNDTSIQNKDTAVKKESPVKVEEALPAPAVKVNKTDLTSDLDSAMDSSTHSTEMRNSTHSLSSQNSNSSEDRAAVCGSLGRVKAMKILFEAENQKQNDNKLMKFPLRKSPSMDSKLGGGNKDMQERRILNRRSLGDDFKMFVPEIHHNHWTVDTNKVHSEETTVESTRTTTDMNIPGLEVEEEHKDERSSLPSLPVFHHVQTLNISEENFLSDIPEEKDEWEASTNSCDKLLEDSLRNLQSSTKYYAHLQLLQTFSVKRYWCSTEGLARVLSDSDLSSLPKIRDTSLFDDLIVDTKVTKPLERSASLSDMHTKQAEIVSKMKVIPKLRKRLLKNEGQEKDVMKRQILQQLAHEVESESDGDNAVQFHSLLIQNHVRSSQQVTQSKVNDNESRIHLPTNSSSDRVSLEPLILPSGEEIIDDQGTQFGSKETSPAPDIEQQGKFRSDYYSLCNVGSNRSLLSSGNEGDLDIPTISEPIPHTCQNGDTKNCEQCCIHGNNQEFDEISRQLESLSKTVNALHQSLTSLNSCDTDKDSNEDHSELFTSQAEDYKDTEGYQWVEDEFYLTPCGGELIMGNSPFSETGACCDWVNEYADDTSCNDEFEFYGNFVSDDVGVFNKDKTVCPPITEEKEIPAPPSGLKGVNSPKVRRPAKLLERTQSENLGVLDPQTRAAMLDSMVELSGGSMDSLDDNIGVDHVMCSRLIGRGDKIEALRSPTKVNRPALDLSKFFLRFGDKEMEAMAAFDFLNDMTPSPKPHQPQPTGELKDLSQENQPPTEPATSPERPQKPLMTIPQSVQSTKSSADPKDAQSMTKPKPGTKQTQGSSGRVTPALKQAQRFAAGSPTAIAMHSHKNEAKSAHKLDNGADISSVKQGTALGSCGAQKHTMGLIVHKPVSSSQQQHQEATTKVPVVTDAKTSHQKADGSKSHGPDKCQSGTNASASPKPSRMGFFRRKNTSAEKKTNIDEKSTKAPKKLSQNSKEKEKDKSKIPKAVKQDQTKPVRRFLRSSGKSSSVTNVSSASSHK, encoded by the exons ATGGAAGAAACGGTGAGGAATATGATGCAGTACAAGTCTAAGATTGACCAGCTCAAGCAGGAAAAGTCGAGTCTGTCTGTTACGTATGAG AACAATATGCACAAGTACAGGAATCACATAAGTACACTGGAGAGGGAAAACATTATGCTCCTTAATGATGTCAAGCGCTTCGAATCCCAG CCAATCAGTGGGAAGACTGATGATCGTACGAAACTCTTACTTGGTCGACTCAAAATATTGGAATCGGAAAACTCAGCGTTAGTGATGGAGAACGAGCAGCAACGACAGCAGTATGAGAAATGTCTGGATGAAATAGCCAATCAAGTCGTCCAAGCCTTATTAGCTCAAAAG ACCTTACGGGAGGAATGTCTAAAGCTACAGGGGAGAGTACAGGACCTTGAATACCAGAATCATGAACTCAACAGCTTATTCCAAGAGAAGCTTAAATATGACCCTGCCATTCAAGATTCTGTACTGCCCAGTGTTTCCATGACAACAGTGAGTGAGGCAGCCACCCAGGAACAAATGACGACGACAGCCATGTCCCTAACTCAGACTATG CACTTGTCCCCGATGTCCCAGTACGTCCTGCAGACGAAGGTGGCCCAGAAGTGTCTTGGCCAGTATATGCCAGGGGAGAGCACTGACTCTCTACGCAGCATATGTAGTAATTAT ACCTGCGATGACAGTCTAGGGAAACCACAAATGAGTTTACCAGTCTGGGCTACAGATCAAAGTGCTCCAACAAAGAAACACCCGGGTGTTCACTCTTCTACTTCAACCAGTGTACCTCCATGTGGAGAACAAAACAACGAATTAAACTGTAGAATGAAAATAGAAACTGAGTTCCCTGCGAATAATTCCAGTCCGAAAATGAAACATGTGAATATAATGGAACGAGCCAATCAAAAACGACAACGAAGTTCCTCAACGTCCTCGCTACACTCAAATTCTAGATCAGCCAAAACTAGGTCAACATCGTCACTAAATAAGAGCAAATTGGCGGTGTCCAGTGGGTCAAAATCCTCCCTTTCCGGGAGTCAGCGTGAACTGTGTCTTCAGAATGAAGCAATGTCTGGTAAACGTAGTGTATCGCACCCGGACCATATAGACAAAGGTGTGGTGGGGAATCCACAGGCCTCTCAAAAATCTGTCCGAAATCAACAACCTGGAGGAATATCTGGGAAATTTAGTCACTTCCAACATAGAGAAAGGTCTTCCTCAGCTTCATCTATACCTATCaaaaggggaagtaactcagGGTGTGGGAAAAAGACCATTACTCCGGTGCCTTCTAACTCAAAACTTCCCTTCAAATCTCAGGAACCAAGtgataatttattaaaaagCAAGAAATTCTCAGACAATGTGAAATCAAGTAGTTGTGgcaaagttcaaggtcataggaTCAGGAAGGAAATGGATCAAAAGGCAATGACCTCGAGTTCTGGGGCTGAGGTCAAAGACAGGATGGCAGTTCTTCGCCAAACGTTTGGCAGTCCTCCTCGAGTACCACTTCTACCCAATGGCCAATATTTCTATGATTATAGTGATGAAGACAGTGATTTTAATCGCCCCGTGTCGGCAGATTTCAGCAATACCTCAACGATTTCATTAAATGAAATCTTGGACCATAGTGATGACACGGATACATTACTCGAGGAAGATTTCACGACAGAAAACTTTGCTTTTTTTGAATCGCCTTCTTTTGTGAAAAAACACCATAGACAGTATGATCGGCAAAAGTCCAGGGCCGATTCCAAAATAATAGAAATCCAAGAGAAAGAAATCGCTGGTGCAAGATTACACGGAAAACCTGATATAATACAGGACACGGAGAATAGTGAACTTCAGAACCAAGGGAAATGCCCAAGAAGTCCTTACATTCCAAAGAAACGAAATTCTTTGCAGCATAGTAAACGGAAACAAAGTAATCAGCGTCCTAGTTCTCTTATACTCGCTCCCCGGGAAAAACAGTTCATGCACCAAAGATATAGTTCTTCCTCCTCTAGTTTAGAGAGTTCGGATAGTGATGAAAACTGGTCCCCGAGGTTTGCTAGAAAGTATCATCAAATGAAACAAGGTAGAGCGAAACCAAGAACTCAGGTAAAGCAGTCATCCTCGGAAAGTACTCCCTCGCCTCCAATCACCTCTTCGAGACATGTACCCACAGGTGAGATCACCTTAGATAATATGAAAACTGTACATACTGAATACATATCTCCAGAAAGACCTCCCGTGGTGATGACCAGTTCATCAGAAACTGTTCCACATCTGACGAATTCTCTTACAAAGAGAAAGGGACCACCTCCACCCATTCCTAGTAAACCCTCAACAGGTCGACGGTCACCTGGAATTCGAATGGGCACGCAATCACCTGGATTCCGACACAACAAGAAGGAAACAACAGTATTACAGGATTTGAAAGATATACTGCCGAAATCTCAGGAGATTAAACCAGATTCCTACCAATCGCAACACGTGGAATATACAACTAGTGCTACAGAACCCCAAATAGAGGTTCAAATGAATCAGAAAATCATGGTGTCGGCTGAGTTGAGTTTTGATAAAGCTGAAAAAGTAGAGAGGTCAGGTAGTAAAGACGATGGTTACTCCACAATGTCAAGTGACATACAACCAGAAGCAATGGAAAAATTCAATGATACGTCAATTCAGAATAAAGATACCGCTGTGAAGAAGGAGAGCCCTGTGAAGGTAGAGGAGGCTTTACCTGCCCCAGCAGTAAAGGTAAATAAGACAgatttgacctctgaccttgaTTCGGCAATGGATAGTTCAACACATAGTACAGAAATGAGAAATTCCACCCACAGTCTTTCGTCACAGAATTCAAACTCCAGTGAGGATCGTGCGGCGGTTTGTGGCTCTTTGGGAAGAGTCAAAGCTATGAAAATCTTATTCGAGGctgaaaatcaaaaacaaaatgacaacaaattgatgaaatttcCACTGAGAAAATCGCCGTCTATGGACAGTAAACTCGGCGGAGGCAATAAGGACATGCAAGAACGGAGAATTCTGAATCGTAGATCTCTGGGTGatgatttcaaaatgtttgtcCCGGAGATACATCACAATCACTGGACCGTGGACACCAATAAAGTGCACTCCGAGGAGACAACTGTGGAGTCAACAAGGACTACCACTGATATGAATATTCCTGGGTTGGAAGTCGAGGAGGAGCACAAAGATGAACGAAGTTCTCTTCCTTCACTTCCTGTTTTCCATCATGTCCAAACACTCAATATCAGCGAGGAGAACTTTCTCTCTGATATTCCAGAGGAGAAAGATGAGTGGGAAGCTTCGACAAACTCTTGTGATAAGCTGTTAGAAGATTCGCTTCGAAATTTACAGTCATCAACAAAATACTATGCCCACCTTCAGCTTCTTCAGACGTTTAGTGTAAAACGGTATTGGTGCTCCACTGAGGGATTGGCAAGAGTTCTTTCCGATAGTGATCTTTCTTCACTTCCAAAGATCAGGGACACTAGTCTTTTCGACGACCTTATTGTTGATACCAAGGTCACAAAGCCCCTGGAGAGGTCGGCGTCCTTATCCGACATGCACACAAAGCAAGCGGAAATTGTTTCTAAGATGAAGGTTATCCCCAAACTCAGAAAGAGGTTATTGAAGAATGAAGGTCAAGAGAAAGATGTCATGAAAAGGCAGATTCTCCAACAG CTGGCGCACGAAGTTGAGAGCGAATCTGATGGGGACAACGCTGTGCAGTTCCACTCACTTCTGATACAAAATCACGTACGGAGCTCACAGCAG GTAACTCAGTCAAAAGTAAATGATAATGAATCCCGTATCCATCTACCGACAAATTCAAGTTCTGATAGGGTGTCGTTAGAACCGTTAATACTGCCCTCTGGCGAGGAAATTATTGATGATCAGGGGACACAATTCGGTAGCAAGGAGACCAGCCCAGCACCTGATATTGAGCAACAAGGAAAATTTCGTAGTGATTATTATAGTCTTTGTAACGTGGGATCAAATCGAAGTTTGTTGTCGAGTGGAAATGAAGGCGATTTAGACATCCCAACAATTAGTGAACCGATCCCACATACATGTCAAAATGGCGACACAAAAAATTGTGAACAGTGCTGTATCCATGGAAATAATCAGGAGTTTGACGAGATTTCAAGACAGCTTGAAAGTTTGTCTAAGACCGTTAATGCTTTACATCAAAGCTTGACCAGTCTCAACAGTTGTGATACCGATAAAGATTCAAATGAAGATCATTCTGAGTTGTTTACGTCACAAGCTGAAGATTATAAAGACACTGAGGGCTACCAGTGGGTGGAGGATGAGTTCTATCTCACGCCATGCGGCGGCGAACTCATCATGGGAAACTCACCATTCTCTGAAACTGGTGCATGTTGTGATTGGGTGAATGAATATGCAGACGACACTTCCTGTAATGACGAATTTGagttttatgggaattttgtgTCTGATGATGTCGGAGTATTTAACAAAGATAAGACTGTATGTCCTCCAATCACTGAGGAGAAGGAAATACCAGCGCCCCCGTCTGGgttaaagggagttaactcaCCCAAAGTCAGAAGACCAGCTAAATTATTGGAGCGAACACAATCTGAAAACTTGGGTGTGCTTGATCCACAG ACTCGGGCAGCCATGTTGGATTCAATGGTGGAGCTGAGTGGTGGAAGTATGGACAGCTTAGATGACAATATTGGTGTGGACCATGTCATGTGTTCACGGCTCATCGGCAGGGGAG ATAAAATAGAAGCACTTAGGTCCCCTACCAAGGTTAATCGCCCTGCCTTGGATTTATCCAAATTCTTTCTCCGATTTGGTGACAAGGAAATGGAGGCTATGGCTGCTTTTGATTTTCTAAATGATATGACACCTTCTCCTAAGCCGCATCAGCCTCAACCAACCGGCGAATTAAAGGACTTGTCTCAGGAAAATCAGCCGCCCACTGAACCAGCTACATCTCCTGAACGACCTCAGAAACCACTTATGACGATCCCTCAGTCTGTACAGTCAACGAAATCTAGTGCTGATCCGAAAGACGCTCAATCCATGACAAAGCCAAAACCAGGAACAAagcaaacacagggatcatcggGAAGGGTAACTCCTGCACTTAAACAGGCTCAGAGATTCGCCGCGGGATCACCAACTGCTATCGCCATGCATTCACACAAAAATGAGGCAAAATCTGCTCACAAACTGGACAATGGAGCTGACATAAGTTCCGTTAAACAGGGCACTGCTTTAGGGTCCTGTGGTGCTCAAAAACATACAATGGGATTGATCGTCCACAAACCTGTGTCTTCGTCCCAGCAACAACATCAGGAAGCAACTACCAAAGTGCCTGTCGTCACCGACGCCAAAACCAGCCATCAAAAAGCCGACGGTTCAAAGTCGCATGGTCCTGACAAGTGTCAATCAGGGACCAATGCTAGTGCTTCTCCAAAGCCTTCCCGTATGGGTTTCTTTAGGCGGAAAAACACTAGTGCTGAAAAGAAGACAAATATTGACGAAAAGTCAACAAAAGCTCCTAAGAAATTGTCTCAGAACTCGAAAGAGAAAGAAAAGGACAAATCTAAGATTCCAAAAGCTGTAAAGCAGGACCAGACTAAACCAGTCCGTCGATTTTTACGGTCCAGTGGAAAATCATCATCCGTTACCAATGTTTCTTCCGCCTCGAGtcataaataa